A window of Mustela lutreola isolate mMusLut2 chromosome X, mMusLut2.pri, whole genome shotgun sequence genomic DNA:
atttaaatttagccaccatctgtcaccatacaatgctattacattATCATTGGCTATATTCTCTGTGCTGtacattttattcaaattcatgacttattcattctataactggaGCCTGAAACAGGTATTTTAGTACCGTGGAGTTCCTTGGGGTCGTTATTACAaacataacttattttaatactttttatttgaacaacatttttaactttcatgacttttttttagcatgagctttttcattttttttctaccttcatCAGGTAGGCAAAGTaagtattattattctcatttcataAGTCAAATGGGTCATACAGCCAGTAAGCAATGAACTCTGGAGTTTAATCTTAATATCCTCATCCCTAATTTTCTGACCCTTATGTTACTCTTGTCATTTAATATTTGATATCTAATAACATGCTAGATATCAAAGTTAATTACAGTAGGAATTTTAAAGTCATCTATccctataaaatcttttaaaatcatactTCTGGAAATATACAGGTACTTTAAAGATATACTTTTAAAGATATACATACtttgagaaatatataaaaacatacttTGAGAAATATACAGATATTTAAAGGACATAAAGCCCTCCATGGAATGACCATGACTACTCCAGGTGTACTTTGGTAgcatgaaatatgaaatatttttaaagaaaacaaaccaggaaGGGAAGTTATCAAAATATATGGAGATTAATTTTCCTATTAAAGCTTAAACTTAGAAAAGTTAGCTAAAGAGGGAACTGTTTTCTTTGTACCTGTGCCAATATTGCAGAATATATAATTTCAGAAAATCCTCTCCagttaatatctttaaaatgtgaaacaaaggaaatccaaaaagaaaagcagtttctTATAATTCATGAGCTTCTTATAATTCACTCattattagattttaaattttttaatggtttggacattctgtgtatatgtatgcatactcCAATATCTTGCTCATACTAGgaactcaaaataaatatttgaggaaaattgGATTTAATCTACTTTTAATTCTTTGCTTTTGATGATTTGAGCTTATGTTCATAAAAATctaagaagataaaatataatgGGGATACTTTGTCACTTTCTCTGCTATTTTCTATATTGCTATcaaatttctgcacagcaaaggaaacactcaagaaaacaaagaggcaacccatggaatgggagaagatatttgcaaatgacagtacagacaaaaggttgatatccaggatctataatgaactcctcaaactcaacacacacaaaacaggcaatcatatcaaaaaatgggcagaagatatgaacagacatttctccaatgaaaacatacaaatggctatcagacacatgaaaaaatgttcatcatcactagccatcagggagattcaaattaaaaccacattgagatatcaccttacaccagttagaatggccaaaattaacaagacaggaaacaacatgtgttggaggggatgcaagttggtgcagcctctttggagaacagtgtgaagattcctcaagaaattaaaaatagaacttccctatgaccctgccattgtggaaagaaccaagatgcccttcaatggacgaatggataaggaaaatgtggtccacatacactatggagtattatgcctccatcagaaatacccaacttttgtagcaacatggatgggactggaagagattatgctgagtgaaataagtcaagcagagagagtcaattatcatatggtttcacttatttgtggagcataacaaatagcatggaggacatagggagttagagaggagaagggagttcagggaaattggaggtgaatcatgagagactatggactctgaaaaacaatctgaggggtttgaagtggtgggggtgggtgggaggttggggtaccaggtggtgggtactatagagggcacagattgcatggagcactgggtgtggtgcaaaaataatggatactgttatgctgaaaataaaaaaaaattctaaaatgtaaatgaatcatgtttctttcctacttaaaaaataatttgtgagcactttttcatgtgtctgttggccatctggatgtcttctttgcagaaatgtctgttcatgtcttctgcccatttcttgattggattatttgttctttgggtgttgagtttgctaagttctttatagattctggacactagtcctttatctgatatgtcgtttgcaaatatcttctcccattctgtcagttgtcttttgattttgttaactgtttcctttatcaagaagatgtggtatatatacacaatggaatactatgcagccatcaaaagaaatgaaatcttgccatttgcaacaacatggatggaactagagcgtatcatgcttagcgaaataagtcaagcagagaaagacaactatcatatgatctccctgatatgaggaagtggtgatgcaacatggaggcttaagtgggtagaagaataaatgaaacaagatgggattgggagggagacaaaccataagtgactcttaatctcacaaaacaaactgagggttgccggggggagggggttggggagaagggggtgggattatggacattggggagggtatgtgatttggtgagtgctgtgaagtgtgtaaacctggtgattcacagacctggggataaaaatatatgtatataaaaaatatatgtttataaaaaataaaaaaaaattaaaaaaaaaaaaataaaataaaaaaaaaaataataatttgtgagATAAGGGGTATGTTAACTTTATATTATAAActtcttatatatatatgaatttgttACAATGGGTGTACATTACTTTGcagcaaaaaagggaaaaaagcacaCCCAAATCTaatacaggagaaaaacaaagattcCAGTGCAATCTGCCCATAGGataaattttaaatgctttatccATGTAGATAGGTCTTTAACCTGGAACTTGCAATTTCTTCGTTAAGTTTCATCTCCCCAACGACACCTACCAGTTACCCTACATACATGTACAGACATCACTACTCTCCAGTGAAATAGACCTATCTTTTCTAATGACATCattatttttccctcctccttGCTTTTTTGTGTACACTTTATTCAATCTAGAAAGCCATGCCCTCTCTTTTGTTTCCAATGATATACCTTGAAGACCCAGCTCAAAACACACTTTTTTAGTCCATAGCAAAATTAGTGCTTTCCTCTGTACACCAGGACTGTTGGTTGCATAACTTCCCCTGTTAAATGTGGTCAGAGCAAGGACCATGAATCATACATTAGACATCTTTgtacctctcttcctcttcctacaTGCTTTGTCTGACACATTGAAGACATTCAGCAAAGCCTGttcaatgagtaaataaataaatgcactaaaaaatgaatatatttttctaaagtaaTATAACTCATGTCTGgtgaataaatattgttaaagtggTAATAAAGAGTAAAGTTTATTCAGCTTGAGAAGCAGTGTGGTGTATTGGCTTGAATTCCAGCTCTGAAATGAGACAGATCAGGGTTCATTTTTAGCATCTACAAATTCCTAGCAGTGTGACCTTTGACAAGTGACCTCACCTCAGTGGGTTTCACTTCTTTGATTTATATAAAGGGactaataataatacctaataatataatactaatactaatactactaataataccTAATAATACCTAATCACTTAGTCCGATGTCTGGCAAAACCCAAGTGTAGTTATTACTGTTAATTTTATCATATTTcagatatatatgaatatatatatatatagcactaatttatagatatataaattttcACACAGCTAGCATAGATGATAAaatgagtgtgtgtatgtatatgtatatgtatatatatatatgagatgaaATAGAAAGTTTAGGGATTAATGTGGTGGAGAAGGGGTTGAGAGTAAGACCATGGGAACTCGGGAAACAGAACTATTACCCAAATAGTCACTGCAGATTTTATTCTGggtcctttcttcccttttcaaagTTATCTCATTTAGCTTTCTGCCACCACAATCTCGTTTGACCCTTACCACTGCTTTAGGGAAATTGGCATACTGTAGGAAAAAGGGCAAATGTTGTGAAAACCAAACAGGTCTCCAATACTTACtaatgtgactttgggcaagtgaaCTGGCCTCCATGGGACTCTATTTGTTCATTGATGAAACAGGAGGAAACATACCTACTACACTGGATTATTCTGAGACATAAGTTAATGTGTATAACATCCCGATATTATAAATGGAACATATTAGGTGCTCAATGATGGTAGGTTCCTCACCTATCTCTTTCTAAGGTTATGTTCATATATTTGATTATTTCTCTAAGTAAGAGGTAGAAACTCCTTCAAGTGGCTTCAGAAGAAGACTCCAAAAGGAGTGTTGAAATGACAGAGGAAAAGCATTAGAatcttttgataattttttacatCTTACCTGGAGATCccactcctccttctcctcacccTGTATTTTGTGggaatgtatatgtgtgtgtgatttaaGTCAGAACACTACCCCCTCTCAGGTCCATAAGGACATAATTATTTTCACTGACttggctctctctgtgtgtcatgcAAGCAGCATGACTTGAAGGGTGGGGCAACCTATATATGTGGAAGAGTTATAGTTGGCTACTAATGATCTGCATGTGTTGAAAGCTGATTCTTGCTATCCCATCCTTAAGCACCAGCAAGAGCAAATTAACAGGCATGAGCCCTAAGACAAATGTCCCGGGTGCAGGGAATAAACCCTTGTCACTTTACTGGGAAAGTTGGTTCACTGAGGGGTGTCATTACCTTTTTCaatgcttttgtttatttaacttACAAAGTCCAAGATGTTTGCTTTTAAAGTTGTTCAATATCTCTCTTTGCTGCTCCCTTTATTTTTGTAGGAATTCATCCTCCTCTCATCCCTGCCCTCACCTGAACCCCTTTCAATCTTCCCTCCCAATCTTCCCCAAACTCTTTTCACAACCTTCCCTCTACCCTCTACCCCCTACTCCCTCATACCTTACCCAATTTCCCTCTACCACAACCATTCCCCTACTCTCTGTCTCCCCTAACCCCATCACCCACTGACCTGACTGCCCCTGGAATAATCAGGATCTCACCCAAACTTTAAGTCCTTGCCAAATCTCCTCTTTCCCAATTTATTtgcccctttcctcttccctcagcTAAGTCATGAAATAATTCAAACACTAGAAGAAATTgccaatatttattgatttttaaaaattatcacttgcaaatttgttttgtttattgagaAAATGTTGCAATTGTGgtaaaatttttaccaaaaacTCAAGTAAATCTAAcaactccatttttttctttttaaaaagattttatttgtttaagagagagagagggagagaaagagagagagcataatcagggggaggggcaaagggagagagaaaagcttgcTTCCTAATGAGCAGGGTGCCTGAGGCAGAGATCaagcccaggactctgagatcatgacgtgagcctaaggcagatgcttaaccgactgagacacccaggcgtccctcaactaCACTTTTTCAATGTTAGTTCCTAATACCTATGCTCATGGATATTGTTGAATAAATTGCAATTAAAACAACCCCACAGTAATGCAGGGTTCAAGGTGGGGGTATGCAGAGTTGGTGAAAAAAAGCAACTCAAAGATACCAGGTTAATCGCCTGATCTGAGATCATTGCATGATCTGAGAGGCAGGGTCATTGTGCAAATACCCTTATTTCCTTGCCAAAGATTgagtggaaatttttaaaaaatatattttattaattaattaactaattaattattttctttttttggtcaattaatcttcgacaaaacaggaaaaaatattcagtggaataaagagagtctcttcaataaatggtgctgggaaaacggggcagatatatgtagaagaatgaaactggaccattctcttacaccgtacacaaagataaactcaaaatggataaaagccctcaacatgagacaggaatccatcagaatcctagaggagaacataggcagtaatctcttcgatatcagccacagcaacttctttcaagatatgtctccaaaggcaaaggaaacaaaagcgaaaataaacttttgggacttcattaaaatcaaaagcttctgcacagcaaaggaaacagtcaaaaaaacaaagaggcaacccacagaatggaagaagatatttgcaaatgacagtacagacaaaaggttgatatccaggatctataatgaactcctcaatctcaacacacatgaaacaggcaaacatcaaaaaatgggcagaagatatgaacagacacttctccaaaaagacatacaaatggctatcagacacatgaaaaaatgttcatcatcactagtccccagggagattcaaattaaaaccatattgagatattaccttacaccagttagaatggacaaaattaacaaaacaggaaaaaacatgtgttggagaggatgtggagaaaggggaaccctcttccactgttggtgggaatgcaggttggtgcagcctctttggagaacagtgtggagattcctcaagaaactaaaaatagaacttccctaggaccctgccattgcactcctgggtatttaccccaaagatacagatgtagtgaaaagaagggccatctgtaccccaatgtttatagcagcactggccatggtcgccaaactaattattttcatttgagagagagtgagcgagcacaaggaagggagaggagcagagggagaaaggaccTTAAGCAGACTCTTGCTGAGACCACAGACCAACAtgagctctatctcaggactctgagatcacgacttgagccaaaccaagagctggaatCTCAACTAACTGTACCACTCTGGTGCCCTATCAGTGGAAGATTCTGAGAGGAGCAAATACTGATGAGAACTGAGGAACAGAGAAAAGATTATTAAGGACACAAGATCTATTCACCAATTATTTCATCACAACATCTTCCATTCCACTTGTGCCTGAAGCAACTGTAGTGACAATAATGGGATGGAAAGGACACAGTGCAGGTGCTCCACTCAATGTTTGGATCATGTGTTTCAAGCCAGTGAATTCCAAGAAACAAAGGGTACCATGGTGCATGAATAATATCAAACTGGAGCTATTCAATGTGGTTTCTAATGTTAACTTCCACAGACTGTGTTTCCTTGGTTATGGGTCCATCAATTGGTGGTTGAACATCTACCATTTCAAGCATCAGAGGGAAGATATTATTGTGGATGGAcaattctctcaaagaaccaCAGAATGGTCAGTTCTATTCCTTTAGGAACCTGGATCCACCATTGCTTGCTCAAAGAACTATAGTCTTCCTAGTCGGAATTCAATAGTAAGCCATAGGGTATGAGACATGGATACTGAAAGTGAGGGTGACCCATATTTGTAAATCGGCCTATGTGGGTTCTCCCTTACTGTAGGGTCTTGATGTTTCCCACCTACTATGCACGATGAGGCTTGACAGAAAAATCTCTGTCAAAATGACCAGGATGACCATAGTAGAGGCACAAGAGGCCTTCACAGCAGTGGGCATGTTCAGCTTCAGTGAGATGTGGGTTATTGCTTGCAGCCTGCACAGGCTGGTTTTCGGCTAGTGAACACTCAGGTCCAGTTATCTCCTTATAGGGACTTGCTCCTTGTGGATTTAGATCAGGCTTGCCACTTAGCTTCTCTTCTAGGCACTGAATGATCAGATCGGATAGGTTGGTGGCTGCTGGGCTGGTGTAAGACAGATCATCTGGGACAGAACTGGCAAGGCCTTCCTGAAATTGGATGCAGAGAATGCTTTCATTCCAGTTTAGTTCTTGAGCAGAGATGGAAGTGGGTCACACGCTGGTGGACAGGACCCTCCCCTTGGCAAAGCTGACAAATGCAGTGACTAGCATCTTCCATGTTTTCTGGACTGTCAAAAGGGCACACTTTAGATATATATTAAGGGCTTAAAAACACATTCCTGCCTCACCTGAGAATCAATTGCCAACAAAGCTCACCACACTTGCTTTAGTAGGATACAGGTGCCCTCTGACTCTCATGTAACTATTTAATTGAACCAGGAACTCAGCAAGTTTCTGGTAATCTCCTCTGAAGGCTAAACAGTATTCTAGGAAGACAGCTTCACCCTCTAACCCACTGGGAGATTGTGGGAACTCTGAAGCTGCTGATGTCCTGGGCATCTAAAGGATCCAGAGGCTGGATCCTCTAAAGGATCTAAAGGACTTCCCAGGAAGTCCTGGGCATCTAAAGGATCCAGAGGCTGGTGGGGCATTCCAGTTTCCAGAGACTCCTGAAGAGTTGGAAGTTAAGGTGTTCTAGGTTTGTTGGGGTCTCCTGGCATTCTGTTTCATCCTGTGTCTCCTGGGCACTTGGAAGATCCTGGTGCTCTGAATTCTGGGGCTTCTTGGGCACCAGGGCATCTTGAGtatctgggggctcctgggcctCCTATGCAAAGTGGAGGCTTCTAGAGTTCCTTGACTTCTGGAACATTTTAGAATTTCCAGGCTGCTGAGAGCTCCAAACCAGTGAAGGTGCCTGTGGCTCATGGATTGCTGGAAGCTTCAGGGCCTATGGGGCTGCTGGGGGTTCTAAGGGCTTCTGGGTCTCTTGGACCATTGGCACTTCCTGGTGCTCCTGGGCTGCTGGGGGCTTCCAGTCTGGAAGTCCCTGGGGTTCTGGGGATCCTCAACTTCTGTGAGTTCTTGGTACTTCCAGGCCCGAGGGAGATCTAGGTTTTCTAGAGgtttctggggttcctgggacTCTGAGATATTCTGGAGTGGTCAGGTCTCCTTGACTGTTTGGGGCATCTGGAGCTCTAAGATCTGGGCCTGTGGGGCAACATTTTCTTTCATCATCCACTTCACTTGGGCCTACAAAATTTTATTCTCCAATTTCAGAGCAATATAGGAGGCTGCTAAGTTCTCTACCATCCTTTGAGGAAATGAGCTTGGTTTGGCAGTTTGCTACCAA
This region includes:
- the RTL3 gene encoding LOW QUALITY PROTEIN: retrotransposon Gag-like protein 3 (The sequence of the model RefSeq protein was modified relative to this genomic sequence to represent the inferred CDS: inserted 4 bases in 3 codons; deleted 4 bases in 2 codons; substituted 8 bases at 8 genomic stop codons); protein product: MVENLAASYIALKLENKILXAQVKWMMKENVAPQAQILELQMPQTVKETXPLQNISESQEPQKPLENLDLPRAWKYQELTEVEDXPEPQGLPDWKPPAAQEHQEVPMVQETQKPLEPPAAPXALKLPAIHEPQAPSLEAQEPPDTQDALVPKKPQNSEHQDLPSAQETQDETECQETPTNLEHLNFQLFRSLETGMPHQPLDPLDAQDFLGSPLDPLEDPASGLXMPRTSAASEFPQSPSGLEGEAVFLEYCLAFRGDYQKLAEFLVQLNSYMRVRGHLYPTKASVVSFVGNXFSGEAGMCFXSPXYISKVCPFDSPENMEDASHCICQLCQGEGPVHQRVTHFHLXAQELNWNESILCIQFQEGLASSVPDDLSYTSPAATNLSDLIIQCLEEKLSGKPDLNPQGASPYKEITGPECSLAENQPVQAASNNPHLTEAEHAHCCEGLLCLYYGHPGHFDRDFSVKPHRAXXVGNIKTLQ